The genome window GAGCCTGTTGATTCGGGAAGGGCCGAGATAAAATGGCGTGTTTTAACCTTTTGACATCCTCACGTGCCGACGGGCTCCCCATCACCTGCAACGCCATAAACTGTTCAATGGTTTTTTCAAAATCTTCTTGCAGTTGTTGAGTAAAACTGGCTAACACCTTGGGCTGAATCCCTCGCCATGGACGTTCCGCGGCAAACTTGGGAGACGAAGCAACGGTAATTAATTGAGTGACTCGCTGCGGATGAGTCGCCGCCAAATGAGAAGCGATCAATCCACCTAACGACCACCCGATCCACACCGCTTTTTGCGGTGCTTGAGCGAGCAAACAGTCGACCATCGCAGATAACCCGCTGGCACTGACTTCCTGGCTGTATCCATAGCCGGGCAAATCGACCATATGCACACGAAAGTCGGCACTTAAGTGTTCGGCCGTTTGTTGCCAAATCGCCCCATTCATTCCCCAGCCATGCAGAAGCACTACATCCGGTCCGGCCCCAATCGTTTGCCAATATAATGGTGAAGACATGTCACAACCTCTCCAACTTTTTTCATCCCTTATTTAAGGAATATGCACGCATACTATGACGATGCGGATGATAAACATGATGATTATGTTAGCGAATTGGTGGCAAAAAAACATTAAAAGACAAATACCGCAATGTTGTGACCTGTGCGGATTATCGCTGGATAGTGATAGCATCATGACACTGTGTGCGGCCTGTCAGTTAGCGCTCACTCCGCAGCCTCGTTGTCAACGCTGCGGATTAACAACCCTATCGCCGATGCGTGAATGTGGTCGTTGCCTTAAACAGCCTCCCCCTTGGCACGCCCTGTATTGCATCGGTGACTATCGCTATCCGCTCGATCACTACATCCATCAGCTCAAATATCAGCGCCAATTTTGGCTCGCCCAACCGTTAGCCCAGCAATTAGCCACCACCATCACTGAGCCGGCTCCGCTATTGTGTGCCGTCCCCATGCACTGGCGACGCTATCTATGGCGCGGTTTCAACCAAAGTGATCAATTAGCACAACAACTTGCGTCTGAATTACACGTCCAATACTGGCCGTCGTTATTTCATCGCCGACGAGCCACGATTCCGCAAAAGGGTCTCCATAAAAGCCAACGCCGACACAATTTGGCGGGGGCGTTTCACTTTACCACGCCCATTCATACGCTAGGCTCTCATGTTGCGATAGTCGACGATGTCGTGACGACGGGGAGCACTTTAAAACCGTTGTGTCACCTGCTCACTGCCATTGGAGTGACCCAGATTGATATCTATTGCTTATGCAGGACGCCTGAGCCCCGTGAAGCTTGATCGCCGACAAAAGTGCGCGAAAAAGGACTGGATCATGCGTAAGACAAGAGTACAATATCGACCAATAGCCTACAAATTTACTCAGGTATTCGTCGTGTCAGAAATTATTACTATTACAGAAGAAGCCCACAATCACTTTGGGAAACTACTGGGACAACAGCCAGAAGGAACTAACATTCGTGTGTTTGTGGTGAATCCAGGAACACAAAATGCCGAGTGCGGTGTCTCTTACTGTCCACCAGAAGCTGTCGAAGCCTCTGACACTGAGATCCGGTTTGAACAATTCTCTGCGTATGTGGATGAGTTAAGCTTGCCCTTCCTTGAAGAAGCCGTCATTGACTTCGTCACCGACAAGCTTGGATCTCAGCTTACATTGAAAGCGCCTAACGCCAAAATGCGTAAAGTCGCTGATGATGCACCACTACTTGAGCGTTTGGAGTATGCGATCCAAACTCAAGTCAACCCGCAATTGGCAAGCCATGGTGGCCACATCAGTTTGCTAGAAATTACCGATGATGGCGTGGCGATCATTCAATTTGGTGGGGGTTGTAATGGGTGTTCTCAAGTCGATATCACGTTGAAAGATGGTATCGAAAAACAGCTACTTGAACAGTTCGCAGGAGAGCTTAGCGCGATTAAAGACTCCACTGAACATGCGCGTGGCGATCACTCTTACTTCTAAAATCGCTCAAAAAAGCTGATGTGTTATCATCAGCTTTTTTATTCTCCGCAGCTTTGTGCATTCCGCTAATACCAATTCGATCAGGATACCGCTATGGCCGTGAAACATCCTCCCAAAATCCTTGCTAAAGACACCGTGGCACGCTCAAGACTCTTTGCCATTGAATCACTCGATTTATGTTTTTCGAATGGTGTTGAACGTACGTACGAACGAATGAAGCCGAGTGGACGTAATGCTGTCATGATGGTGCCCGTCACCTCAGACGGGGATTTGTTGTTGGTTCGTGAATATGCCGCCGGCACAGAAAACTACGAGCTTGGTTTTCCCAAAGGGTTAATCGATCCTGGAGAGACTCCGGAACTCGCTGCGGTTCGCGAACTGAAAGAAGAAATTGGTTTTGGTGCCAATCAACTGACCATGCTAAAAGAAGTGATTCTTGCCCCTTCGTATTTTTCCAGTCGCATGACACTTTTCATTGCAGAAGATCTATACTCAGAAAAGTTAGAAGGCGATGAGCCAGAGCCACTCGATATTGTTCGCTGGCCATTAAGCCAAGCAGAAGAGCTACTCAACCACCTTGATTTTAGTGAAGCTCGCTGTATTACCGCCTTATTGCTGGCTTTAAGAGTTCTCAACACTCCTGAGGCTTAATCTCTGACATAAATAGGAATCTCTTGGTATGCCGACTGCAAAAGATCTTTCTCATTTGCTTCCTGATGTTATTGCGATAGCGCGATCTGCCGGGCAAGTCATTCTCGACATTTATGAAAATCACGATTACGAAGCATTTGTAAAAAGCGACGATACCCCCGTCACCACTGCCGACTATGCCGCCCATAAACTCATTGTTGAAAAGCTTCACGCACTGACGCCCGATATTCCGGTGTTGTCAGAAGAGGCGGCCAATATTGATCTCGCCACCCGAGAAACATGGGATCGCTATTGGTTGGTCGATCCGTTGGACGGTACGCAAGAGTTTATTGCGCGAAGCGGTGATTTTGCGACAGTTATTGCCTTAGTTGAGCATAATCAGCCAGTGATGGGCGTCGTTTATGGTCCCGTGTCTGGTGTGACCTATTATGCGTATGCGGGGAAAGGGGCATGGAAAATACCAGACATGTCAGACAATATTCGCATTCAAACTCACCAGCATGAAACACCGAACCAATCCATTGCGATTGCCATCAGTCGTCGCCAAAATATCAACCGTATTACCAATAAACTCAGTGACAGCTGGAATTATGATTTAGTCCCACTTGGCTCCGCGGCCCTTAAAGCCTGCCTCGTTGCAGAAGGCGCCGTAGATTGTTATCTGCGCTTAGGACCGACAGGAGAGTGGGATACCGCGGCCACACAATGCATTGTTGAAGAAGCCGGGGGCAAAATTTTAAATACTTATCTTAGCCCGCTCTCTTATAACGAACGGGATACCCTCGAAAACCCCAATTTCATTGTCTTAGGCGATCACTCTCTTCCTTGGAGCGAAATATTAAATCGCGCCACTTAAACGCTGAAGTATAAAAAAGGCAAGCCCATTGGCTTGCCTTTTGTCTCGCTAGTTTGAAGCGCGCGTTAGAGTTGCCCTGAAGGGGAAAAATGATAACGCCCTTTACTATCCGGTGTCGGCAAGCGATCCAGCCATTGCCCTAACTCAGCCGGAAATTGCGCCTCAGGATGAAACCATGACGTCACTTTATAGTGATAGGCCTTATACACCGTAGCGGAGAATTCGCTACTCACTTGAGCGCTTTTCTGCTGCCCCTCAATAGAAAGGTTGTTATCAAGGCAATCGACCTGAGCCAGGACCTGATCTAATTGCAGTGGGCTGGCTGGCGTCTCCAATGACGCTTTTGACCACACAAGACTCCCCTTCGCACTTTGACACCACGGCTGAGCATACTGAAATTGTTTTAACGACAGTTCAACTTGCCCCTTGACCGCAACCGGTAGCGGCTGAGGACTATATTGCAGTATTTGACTTGCTGGCAATGACGCAATGACGTTATTGGCATACACGCCATCCAATCCATAACCGACAACTCCTCTCCCATGCAACTGCATTGCGCTGCCGCGGCCGATTCGGATATCCGCTTCAATACGACCCGTCAATAACGCAACGGTGTTCATGCGCCAACTCAGCGCGCCGAATCCTTGATTATGCCAATGAACCTGTGTCGCTCGGCCCTTCCATAAACTGCCGCTCACACCGTCAATTTGGAGTGCTCTTGGCAGGGGCACATGCTTGAGCACAAACGCGGCCGGAAGGTGAACAATCACACTCACCATGAACACAGCAACAAATAGGACGCTCCCAAGGAGTTTTAATCTCATTCTAAACTCCCCGCTTCAACTGTAAACGTTTCACTTCCACCATGCCTGGCACAGAGCCTTTATCGATATCGAGATATTCAACCGAGATGCCTTGCTTCTCTTTCAAGAAGGCAATCCAATTGAGCAATTGTGAAAACGGTAGCGGCTGAACCCACACCTGCATTTTATCTTCCCCACGCGGTTGAACGCGGATCAAACGAATTTTAAATTCCCCTGATGAATTAGCCACGACACGATTTAAAGGTTCTAACCTTGCACTTCGCCCTCCTTGTTTGCGCAGCGCAACAATGTGATCGGCTTTATCTGCCACCCAAGCTAAAAGCTGTTTTTCAGAGTGGACACGGGCTTGTGCAGATGCAATACGTTGATTGAGGGGCTGATAAAATCCCCAGTAAAGAATCCCAACAACCAGACAGATAACCGCTACAATTACAAGCCGTTGTTCTCGTTGTGTAATGGAATTCCACCACTGTTTCAATTGTCCTTTTAACGGTCCGATTATATTTGCCATCCGTTGCTCCTACTTCGCTTTCAGCACAAAAGAGCCGAGAACCGTTTCTCCGTCTTTGTTTAATTGACCCTGCTCGACACGAAAAGACTGCTCAAGCTTGACTCGCGCTTTCTCAAAGCTTTGGAAATCCTTACTGACGGCGTCCACTCTAAGCTGTTTCTTATTCTCATCATACTTGAGACTGGTGATCGTCATATCCTCAATCGTACCTATCGTCGTTGGCAGCTGATTCAACCAAGTCAACACGCCATCTTGATTATTGCTTCCAGCCAAAATATTCAATTCACTGGTAAATTGACGCTTGAGATAACTGACGGTCGGAATACGATGTTTATCAGGGAACACCGTCCGAAAAATACGTTTACTCTCTTGTCGGTACGCCTGTGCCTGCTCTTCATACTGATTAGCCTGCAAGGTACTGTACAGCAAAGATAACACCAAGAAGGCGACTGCGGAATACACCGGTAACCGCCACACTTTCCAATACTTGAGCCAAGATGAGCTTGGTTTAAAGCTCCCTGTCAGCAGTGTCAAACGTGAAGCAATCGCGCCTTGTGCCAGTAACTGCATCACCATATTGGCGGGCTGTACGCCCCAATGCTGGTCGTCTTTTAGCGTTAACGCGGGTAGTGGTGTATACGCCGTCAACGCTAAAAACTCGTCCCCTTCACGAACCCAATCTGACTCCACCAGTAATGGCAACCAATCCGCTTCCATCACCATACCACTCCACAGCCCCTTACGGACTAACCAATGGGCACCGAGTTGAGCGGCAACCAAGGGGGTTTCTGCCGTGGGCAAGGCGAAAACATCAGGCATCACCCGTTTGATCTCGATACCTGCGTGATGGAAATCCGCTAAACATTGTTCGAACCACTGACGGTCAACGCCCACAACATGTGCTAAGCCATTTTGCTTGTTCAACACGGTAAAGTGCAGATCATCCACATCTTGGGCAATTTCATCTTCCAGTAAATACGGTAACATGGCTTCAAACTGACGAGCACCGCCAGCTGGAATCTCAACCTGAGTCAAAACCAAATCACTCGCGGATAACAAGACAATGGTCGTCCTTTGATGAGCATAAGGCGCAAGGTCTGCCAGCTCGTGGCGAGACGATAGCTCACCGCTAGCGATGATGTCTTGCTGTTCTGTAGACCACACCAACCATTCGATCGGCGCGTCCAGTTGACTACTCAGTCGAACGGTCAGAAATTCGTTCACTGATTCCTCCATAGCGACGGCGAATAACCGTAGCGTGACTTTTATCTTCGTTGTGGATCAAACTGCGCACTCTGACTCGTGATTTATCAACAAGTACTTGCGCATCTAATTCAAAATAGTGGCTATTCACCGTTAAATGTTGGCGGGCATTCTCCGCCCCTGATTGGGAGTTGGACTGCCGATTTGCTTGGCTACTTTGCGCCAACTGAGGTTCACTCATAAAATCGGCCACATTACTCCACCCTTTTTCCGGACGATTTTTTATCAGCGCTTTCGCGCCACCTTCCGTTAAATTCGGACTAAACATCGCCACCAGCAACAACGCCTGTTTTTGGGTAAGGGTATTGATATTCACCTTCCACTCTGCGGTTGGTATAGCACACACAAACGGTTTGAGCTGCTGCATCACTTTCCCACTCATACCTTGTACCGCGCGTAATTCACTGGTATCAATCATCATGCCATTGGCAGGCAAATAAGCCGGAGACAACGAATCATAATAGCTATCTTCCATACCATTGGTGGTGGTCACGGTATCGTTGGTATCCACAAACTCCCACAGGGAATCGGTAATCACACTGGCTTTGTTGCTATCCACATTCAAATATTGCAATAAGTTAGTGAACACTTGCGCCGAATAGGGGGATACCGACACTCCAGGCGCGCTCACAAGCCCCGCAAATACATTGACGTTAAAACACGCTTGTTTATCGTAAATCTGTCCAGACACGCTGCCATAATCCAAAGGAAAGGTGCGATCTTTCATTGCCCACACTTGGCTCAAATTAATGGTCTTACTGTCTTGTTTACGTGTCTGTTTTAACAGCGACGTCGCCAATTCTTCGACCCCGATGCTATGCCAGTAGGCTTGCTGGTAATTGATTTGATGCGTGGCTCGCTGAAATTGGGTAAACATACGCGCAGACATCGTTGCCGCCAGAGACACCATAATAGCGACAATCAACAGTATGACGATCAACGCCACACCTTGCTGAGAACGTTTATTTCTCATTGCCGTCTCCCGAAACCGCACGAACGTCTTTTTGCTTAGCCGCTTCGTGCGCAATCAGATACGTTCGGCTAATTTTTCCATAATCTTTTAAGACCAACGTTACTTTTACCGCTTGCGGCAGGCCAGTTTGATCCTCCCACTCATCTATCCACTTTTTCTTGGTATAAAAGCTCATTGACCAAGACGTCACACCGGTCAGCAGGGGTTGAGACACGCCTGCATCGCCTCTTACGGTATCGGGATAGCGCCACCAAACGCGCTCTAAAACCTCTTCTTTTAAGCGATAGCCAATTTTTGCCACTTGCCCTCGTGGAAACCTCTGCTGCGGGTTCGCCCAACCAAGCCGAGTGAACATCACTCCGTAACTGTCTGAGTCCAAGAGATAGTTTTGATAAATGAGCGGGCTTTGATTCGGCGCTTGACCATTGGTACGAAAGCGTCGATTCGCCATTTGCCTAAAGTCCGCATCCATAATCACAATGGCCCGCTGTAATCGGCTCACCCGCTCGGTACGCTGTTGCGACGCTTCATTACTGCGCTGCACCTGATTGAGCACTTGATAAGCGGCGATACTCATACTGGCAAAAATAGCCATCGCCACCAGCACTTCGATCAAGGTAAATCCCGAGTGCTTACGAGCAAGGCGTAATACCGAGCAACGAGCTAACTGCGATCTACTGGGCAACATAACTGCGTACCGTAACGATAGGGCTAGATTTTTTGTCTTTCGCGACCATAACATCGAACGCTTGTAAGGCGTCATTGGCGGTCTTCACCGGTTTCACCTGCCAATACCATTGCTGATGGGCCATCTTGGTCGTTCCTGTACGGGCGGTTAAGGGCGGCTCACGCAGTAACGTGTTCGCCATTTGGTTATCCGCGACCATCGATGCAAACATTTTTTCTTCTAGATAATTCAGCGTATTAATGTGTTGGGTCACCGAGCGCATAATGCTGATCGCTGCTATAGCAAAAATCGCTAATGCCACCAGCACTTCTAACAACGTAAAACCACGGCCGCATCGCTTATTCATGACGACTGTCTCCCGGTGGCTCGAGTACTATCTGCCCGTTTTCTTTAACTTGAACACTCCACGCCTGTTGAACGTCTTGATCCGTCAGATAAAAATGCACGGTAAACGGGGTCGTTTCTCCGCTGGAAAGAATATCGACTTGCGGAGCTGGCTGTTGATGGGTTTTCTTTTCTTCTTTGGCAAACATATTTTCGTCAAAGAGCGGCTTGTCTTCAAACAAGCGATCATCATCTTTCTGCCAAGCACTACTTCCCACCTGAAAATCCATACTCAGGCGGTCATCTAACGTTAAGCGAGCACGAAACTGCTGACGCTGGACCTTTTGCCACCCTTTCTCCGTTAACTCTAAAAACGTTAACGTCGCGGGAGTCGCCGATGCCTCCACTCGCAAACCATAATCCACACCGGAGAGCACCGATTCTTCATTCATGAGTTGCACTCGCTGGTAAAAACGTCGGGCGGTTTTTTCCGCTAAATCGCTTTGATTACTGGGAAGCGTTGAAATCACGGCGACGGATCCCAGTGCCAACAGCACCAGAACCAGCATAATTTCAATGAGTGTAAATCCGCGTGTTGAGTGCATCGTCATCGTGGGGGCGAACCGTGCTCGCCCCTGCCAATTATTGATAATCTTGAATATTCCAGTTACCAATATCGGCATTAACGCCATCACCGCCTTCTTGCCCATCGGCCCCCAATGTAAACACATCGATGGTCCCTTTATCACCAGGGCTTAAATATTGATAATCATTACCCCATGGGTCTTGCGGAAGACGCTTAATATAACCACCAGAGCGGTAGTTACGAGGTTCAGGGCTGCTTGGTTTTTTCACCAACGCATCCAACCCTTGGTCGGTAGTCGGATAGACACTGTTATCAAGTTTGTACATATCCAATGCATTTTCTAGGGCAACAATGTCAGTAATGGCTTTTTGTTGGTCAGCTTTCTCTTTATTTCCTAAAAGGTTAGGTACAACCACACTGGCTAAAATACCCAAAATAACCACGACAACCATGACTTCTAGAAGGGTAAAACCGGATTGCTTCACTGCTGTTCTTTGTTTCATAATCACTCCATTAATACGCGCCTTGAACGATTCAAGCACACTTACTGACTTACTAAGTTATTCATTTCTAAAATGGGCATCAATGTTGCCATAACGATAAACAACACCAACCCCGCCATTAACGCGATTAACGCTGGGGTAAACACTCCCAAAGCAATATTGATGGCCGACTCAAAATTTTCATCTTGGTTATCGGCGGCTCGGGTCAGCATCGCTTCCAACTCTCCACTTTGCTCACCACTGGCAATCATATGCAGCATCATTGGGGGGAAAAGACGCGTTTGATCAAGCGACTTACGTAAACTTGCGCCTTCACGAATGTTCTCTGCCGCCTCTCGCACTTTTTGTTTAACAAAGCGATTCGTCATCACGTCGACAGCGACATGCATGCCATCTAGGATAGGAATGGCGCTTGAAGTACAAATGGCCAACGTTCGTGCAAAACGCGATGTATTTAACCCACGCGCTATTTTGCCGATAATCGGTAGATAGATGATTTTTTCATCCCACTTCAAACGTACATTCGGCTGGCTGAGTAAACGCCGGATAACAAAAGTGCCGACGATGAACACAACTAAAATCGCAATGCCCCACTGCTGAATAAATCCGCTGGCCGCTAAGAGAATTTCTGTTGATTGTGGCAGTTCCTGTCCCATCTGCACAAATTGGCCGACAATTTTTGGCACCACAGCCGCCAACAAAAACGAAACAATCGCGACAGCAAATACCACCAGCACTACCGGATAAATCATCGCTTGTAATAACTTAGAGCGCATTTTCTGACGATTTTCCGCGTAATCAGCTAAGCGAGCTAATACGGTATCAAGGTGTCCGGACTTTTCGCCTGCCGACACCATCGAACGAAACAGCTCATCGAAGATGTGCGGATAATCGCCAAAGCTGTCCGCTAAGGTATACCCTTCTGTCACTTTCGAGCGCACTGCGGCGATCATTGAACGAATACGAGGCTTTTCCGATTGTTCAGACACGGCTCGTAAACACTCTTCTAACGGCATCCCGGATTGAACTAGAGTGGAAAGCTGACGTGTGATCAGCGCTAAATCCGGCGTACTGATACCACGCTGCAAGGTAAACGCAGGTTGCGCCGCGCCAGCACCAGCCGAACGCTTGCCGCGATTCTCAATCACATCGATGGGAATCAAACCTTGCTCTTTCAAGCGTTGCCTCACTTGACGAGCATTATCCCCTTCAATCACCCCTTTTTTCTGGCGCCCGGATTTATCCAGTGCTTTATAATCAAATGCCGCCATTACGACTCCTTAGTCACGCGCATCACTTCTTCAAGTGACGTAATGCCCTGGCGTACTTTATCCAGTCCATCTTGGCGAATACTCGGAGTGTGTGCTCGAATGGCATGTTCAATATCTTGCTCGCCCGCTTCTTTGTGAATCAGCGTTTGTACATTGTCATCGACGACAAGTAGCTCGTGGATGCCGGTACGTCCTTGATACCCTTTTTGGCTACAATGTTCGCATCCCTTAGGACGATACAAGGTACACGCATCGTCTTCGCTCAAGCCAAAATATTTTTTCTGTTCACTATTGGCCTCATAGGGCTCACGACAATGAACACAGAGTGTGCGCACCAACCGTTGCGCCAAAACACCCAATAGCGACGAAGAAATTAAAAACGGTTCAATCCCCATATCGCGCATTCGCGTTATCGCACCAATCGCCGTATTGGTATGCAGCGTAGACATCACCAAGTGGCCGGTTAACGAGGCTTGCACCGCAATTTGCGCGGTCTCTAAATCCCGAATTTCCCCAACCATAACCACATCGGGGTCTTGACGTAAAATGGCCCGCAAACCTCGCGCAAACGTCATATCGACTTTGGGGTTGACCTGCGTTTGCCCAATGCCAGCAATATCAAATTCAATAGGGTCTTCGACCGTCAGAATGTTGCGCTCTGAGCTGTTCAATTCCTGAAGTCCCGCATAGAGCGTCGTGGATTTACCAGAGCCGGTGGGGCCGGTCACCAACAACACGCCATGTGGCCGGCTGATTAATTGTTGAAAACGCTGATGCACAACCTCATTCATCCCTAAACTGTATAAATCCAGTTGGGTGGCATTTTTATCCAATAAACGCATCACCACACGCTCACCATGAGAGGAAGGCATTGTCGACACACGCACAT of Vibrio zhugei contains these proteins:
- the gspE gene encoding type II secretion system ATPase GspE; this translates as MSDRVADDVTQPVLRRLPFSFANRFNVVLEWDADFSQCHLYYVPPIPIAALMEVKRVAKTAFVLHELSSDEFETKLTVVYQRDSSEARQLMETIGIESDDFFSLAEELPQSEDLLESEDDAPIIKLINAMLGEAIKEGASDIHIETFEKVLSIRFRVDGVLREVLEPSRKLAPLLVSRVKVMSKMDIAEKRVPQDGRISLRIGGRAVDVRVSTMPSSHGERVVMRLLDKNATQLDLYSLGMNEVVHQRFQQLISRPHGVLLVTGPTGSGKSTTLYAGLQELNSSERNILTVEDPIEFDIAGIGQTQVNPKVDMTFARGLRAILRQDPDVVMVGEIRDLETAQIAVQASLTGHLVMSTLHTNTAIGAITRMRDMGIEPFLISSSLLGVLAQRLVRTLCVHCREPYEANSEQKKYFGLSEDDACTLYRPKGCEHCSQKGYQGRTGIHELLVVDDNVQTLIHKEAGEQDIEHAIRAHTPSIRQDGLDKVRQGITSLEEVMRVTKES